The DNA region TCTTTTATAAATAGGAGAGTCTCTATAAAAAACTAAAACCCATCAACTATGCTATCGTATATGCCGACTTTTACTGACGACGAAATTTCTAATCGTTTTAGCAATATTAGCTTTTTAGTGGGTAGTTATGACATTGAAGTTTTTAGTTATACACTTTCTAAAGGTTGGGTAAAGTCGGGTACAGGGAATTCTGATTGCATAATTAAAGATACTTTTATTACCGAAAAAGTAAAACTAAATAAAGAAAATTGTATTGTCCATTTAAGCAACACTATTGGCTGTGACGTCTTAGATGACACGTTCCGTCTCCTCTCTTTAGATATTCCTTTGGGCAGTATAGATGTTTATAAAGGCAAAATTGAAAACGAAACATTAATCTTTACTAATCTTGATTCTGACACAAAAGCCAAAAGTAAAATTGGAGAAGAGTTATCATTTAAATTAATTTACAAAGCCCTTTCTGGTACTGAAAACGAATTAGTAGTTGGATATACCAAAGATAAAGGTAAAACTTGGTGCCCTTTTGTAAAGAATGTTTATAAACGGATAGGAAAGTAAAATATAGTACTTAATTAAGCAAAAAAAAGCAGCACAATTGTGCTGCTTTTTTTGCTTGTACTCGAGATGGGAATTGCCTAAAGGCGAGTCCTTATTCAAACCTATTGAGAATTAAAAATACCAATCATTTCATGATTTCTTTTTTAGTTCCTCACTTTTGGTCAAATTTATTTGAAGCCAAAAGTTCCAAACAAAAAAACCAAAGCGAAAGCTTTGGTTTTTTATTCATCAGTACTCGAGATGGGACTTGAACCCATACGGACATTACTGTCCACTGGATTTTAAGTCCAGTCTTTCTGCAACCAAAAAAACATAAGTAAACTCATTATCAACTGATTAACAGTAGTTTAATATTTTTTGATTTCAATTGATTTCAATTAAAATCAACATTTGTTGTACCTATGTTGTACCAAATTTTCTTATCTTTATAGTTCAAAAATAAAATCCATGACTTCAAATGCAAAAATAACGTTAAGGAGAAAACCAAACAAACAGGGTAAATACCCTTTGGCTATTAGAATTACTAAGAATAGAAAATCTAATTACATGTATCTTGGTCATTATATTAGTTTAAAATATTGGGATGAAAAAAATAAAATAGTCAGGAAATCGCATCCAAACTCAATTAGGTTAAATAATCTTTTACTTTCTAAACTTGTTGAAATTAATAAAAGTTTGCTTCAACTTCAAACCGAAAGCAACGATATTTCTGCAAGCCAAATAAAAAAGAAACTAACTTTTTCTAAAAAAAATTCAAGTTTTTTTGGAGTTGCTGAAGATTATTTGAATGAATTGGAAAATGATAAGAAATTATCCAGGTTATCCTCTGATAAATCTCGAATAAAACATGTCTTAAGTTATAATCAATCTAAACATCTTAGTTTTCAAGAAATTAATGAAACTTTTTTGAGACAATTTTCATCTTATTTAAGAAATAAATCTTTATCAGAGAGATCTGTTGTGAACAATTTGGTCGTTATAAGAACCCTTTTTAATAGAGCAATAAAAATGCAAATAGTAGATAGGAGGCTATATCCATTTGGAGCTGATAAGATTCGTATTAAATTTCCAGAAACTGAGAAAATTGGATTAACCAAAGAAGAAATTATGAAATTGGAATTGGTAATTGATTTATCGAAGAATGAAATATATGCAAGAAATGTATGGCTTTTTAGTTTTTATTTTGCTGGAATACGAGTCGCAGATGTCATAAAAATTAGATGGAGTGATATTTATGATGGAAGATTTCATTATAGAATGAATAAAAACTCAAAACTACTTTCACTTAAAATTTCAGACAAAGTGGAACCTATTTTGGAGTATTATTTTGAAGATAAGAAAAGCGAAGATGATTTTATTTTTCCTGAAATGAAAAAGGCAAATTTAAAAGATGCAAAGGATATTTATGCAAAGACAAAAACAGCAACTAAAAAATATAATAAACATCTAATACAGGTGGCCAATAAAGCGGGTATTGATAAAAAAATCACAATGCATATTGCAAGGCATAGTTTCGGAAATATATCAAAGGATAAAATTCCAATTCAAATGTTACAGAAACTATATCGCCATTCTTCACTTACTACGACAATATCATATCAGGCAAATTTTATCCATAATGATACAGACGAAGCGTTAGATAGTGTTATAAATTTCTAATAGAGTGGTTTCTACACAAATTTACGCTAGAGTCGTTGAACGAAAAGTTAGTGTTGACATGCTAAAACTGCAAGAACAATTCAAAGAAAAATCATCAGGGTACAATGCTATTAAAAACAAGAGCAAGTAATTCTTAAAAAATATAATCTCCAAAAAAGTAGTTGCCATTTTCGAACTCGAAGCTGTCTTAAGCTTGTCCAAATTTTGGTCAACAGCTTTTTCTGTTTTGAAAACTTTGATTCCATAAAATTTGTATCGATTTGACATTTTCCATTTTTTGAAAAATTTTATAAAAACCTTCAAAAATATGGCTTGTTTTTTTCTTTTTTCAAGTTTAGCCCTGTTTGTATTGTTTATTCCTGTTTTATAATGTTTATCTTTAGATACCAGTGCTGGTCCATAGCTGGTCCAAATTTTGGTTAAGTATCGGAACAGAGGTTGTCCCGATTTTGGTACAGTGTTGACCATAGCTCGTTCATAGCTTATCCTTATATTGGACATCTTAGTTATAAATATTTTTTGTACTGTTTTAATCAAGATTAATAGGTTAAATATTGTTCTCATTTCTAAATTTTTCAAAATCTTTTTCGGTAGTATTTAGTTTAAAATAGTCTTTCCCCAAGGTTCGTTTTTCAAGTGTAATCTTATTTATAATTTTTCTAACTTCAAACTTAAACCCATTGTGTTCTTTTTTCATTTTGTAATACTGATCCCGATAATAAGTCAATTCTTCATCTTCGGTAATTAAGATTGGATCCATAAATTTCTTCTCGACCAACATAGGTTCTTCTTCCATTACTTTTTCTTCAAAAAGGGAAAGCAACATGGCATTGGTAGGTTTGGTCTGTTCTTTTTCTATGCTTTTGATAATGGCGATGGAAGCTTCGGTCCGTTTTCTATTTTTTACAATTTCCTGTACGATACTTCGCTCAAATCTGTCTGAAGGTAAAAAGCCATGCCACTCAAAAAAATCCATAATAACGGTAAGCGTTTTGGAATGTGATTTTGCTATTTTCTTGGAAAATAATCGAAATCTTTTCGCAACTGAAGCCTTAAAATTTACTGTGCTGTACTTATAATTATATTTGCCTTTTACTATCATTTTACGCCAAACTTTTTTACTGTTTTCTGGTACTCTCAAGTGGTTTGAGCCAAACTTTTTCGCTCTTCCAAATTATGAAAATTAAAAAAATGCCCATTTCATAGGCTTTTGCGTAGCAAAATGAAACTGTAACACCGCCATTGCGTGTTACCCTCTTGCTTCTCCATTTCGTCACGCTAAAGCGTGACAAAATATTCGAACAACTGATTATCATCAGTTGCTTATTTTAAAAATTTAAATTCTACAATTCAATGTTTGACTAGCATCATAATGACTGTATAAATATCATCCAAAAGGTATATTCTCACAATCAAAATCAAAATGTGTATTTACTTTTAAAGGTATTTTATTTACTTAAAAAACAAAAATGTGGAATGTTGTCAAATAGTTCGTTTTGTCATCAAAAAACAGGATTTTGAGAAAATCATAACTTAAAGTCGTCAAGTTTTTGAAATTGGTAGGATGAAATTTACCGAAGATAAAATAAGAAACGTATTAGGATTAATATTGCCCTCTTTTGATTTAAACTGAAATTAATTTTAAGGGGTGTCTGTATGATTTCTTTCGTGCTGAGCACAATGGATTAAGTGGGTTTTGTCAAGACTTTTAGAAAACAAATCAGGAGTGTATGCGACGTAGCAAAATCTTAAGATTTTCAAGGAAGTAGAAACCTTATTTTTTTCTAAAACTTGTATAGTCTTGACAAGTTCCATAATGGCATTAGCAATTCTTTTAAAGCCATTTGTGTCGAGAGCGTACAGACAGTTTAGCGATCAAAGCAAATGGGTTTTATTTAGAATTGGTTATGTCATGCCTGTTTTTTGTTGTCCCGAAAAACAACAAAGGCTTCCTCCATTATAAACCCCTTAAAATGTGTTCTGGAAAGAAAGGTTTTAACTTTCCGATGAAAAGGCGGACTTCCTTCCAAAGTTTATAAGGCTCGATAATTCCATCCTACATAAGAATAACAAAGAAAAATTTATTGAAAATTATGGGCTTTGGAAAGGTGTCCAAGACCTTTAGTTGAGAAGCTCTTTTCCTGAAATGGAGTGCGACGGAATGGAAGGAAATGTGCTGAATGTAACTATAAGGTGTTAATTGATCTATAATTTAATATGAAACACCAATATTTTCAAGACTACTGAACTGAGAAGATACATTATTAGAAGTCAAATTTTCACTACGAGGTGGTAATAAAATTAGGTTGCATTTACCCTAAAAACAATAGGCAACATTATCCTTATTTTGTTGCATTACCTAATATCAATACTTTAATTTTTAACAGGAAATTTTTAAAATTAATTTTTGGATTGAGAACCAATTTGGATATAAGATGAAAACCAAATTAATTCAAATAGGTAAAAACTTTAAACTCATAGTTCAATTTTTTTTATGAAGCTGTTTTTATGAAATGCAATTGAAACAGACGAGAGTGAGGTGATTTTATATTAATTGTGTACTTCGGGACTTTTAAAGTTCCATTTCAATGCCGACAATCCACCACCTATTAAGGCCATAATTACAAAGAAATAAAACAGGTTATTCCAACCAAAAGCTTCATTGATTGCTACTACTATAAAGCCTGAAAACATTTGACCTATTGACCCGGTTCCATTAATAATTCCTGCTGCCATTCCTGCTCCTTTTTTACCACCAACATCCATAGCACCAGCTGTGCAAATAAGTGAATCTGGGCCATAGGTTGCAATGCCAATTAAGGCAATGCTTAAAACTACGCCGGTTTTACCAAAAGTAACCATATATGGATGTATTAAGCAAACTATCGCTAAACCAACCATCATAATTGTAACAGTACTAAATCGTTTTGATTTAAAAAATTTATCGGAAGAATAACCCGCAAGGATAACGCCAAAAAAACCAATTAATTCATAAACCGAGGAAATGTAACCTGCTTCATTTACATCATAATTTAATGATTTTTCAAGATAAATAGGGAGCCAAAATAAAAAAGCATAACGTGTCATTTTAAGAATCATATAACAGCTAGAATAAATCCAAAGTGCTTTATTTTTTAAAAGAATTTTTAAGATTTTTAGGTTTTCGGATTTTTTGGTTACTTGAGATTGGAACTGATATTTATCTTCAACTATTATAGGAATATTAATATCTCTAGGATTATTCCTGGTGAATAATAAATAAAAAAACGCCACTATAAGAAGTATTATTGAAGGGAAAAAGAAACCTCTTTTCCATCCCATTTCAGACATAAAATCCATATCAAAAGCAACATAAGTTGCAAAAATAGTAGCTAAAAATCCGCCAGTAACATAGCATGTGGACCACCAAGACATTACAATACCGCGTTCGTTACTTCTATACCACGGGGTCATATTTTTAACTAAGCCACTCCAACCAGTTGATTGTCCATAACCGTTAATAGCAATTAGGAAAATTAGAATCCCAATAGAAAATGACATTCCTAAAAAAAAATTAGAAACAGCAGCCAGGAATAAACCTATACTAACAATTTTTCTAGGACCAAAAGTATCTGAAAAGTAACCATTTAAAAATTGGCCAATTGTATACACTAAACTATAAATAAATATAATTGTAGCATAATCTGAATTGTTTAAACCTAAATCGGTTTCCATAGAACTCCAAGTGACCGATAAATTTTTACGGCCAAAATAAAAACCAGCGTAAGCAATCCATGTAAGAACAAAAATCCGCTTTCTCCAGTAATTCTGTTCTTTTGAAAATCCTGTCATCGTTTCTTAATCAAATACATTTTGAGTAGGGTGGCATTTGTAGAATATTTAGTATTCCAGCCTAACGGGAATACACCATCATAAAATAAAAGGTCACCCTCATTTAAGGTTATAATTTCTTTATCAAGTATATAGTCCAATTTTCCTTGTAAAACATAGGCAAGTTCGTAAGTATCACCGGCAATAGGCTTTCTGTAAATCCCTTCTTTTACTTTAATAATATAAGTTCTTAAGTTACTTGCGGGGACGTTATTGGAAAATAGAAAGGTATATTCCAAACCTTCCGAATCATCTCGTTCT from Aureibaculum sp. 2308TA14-22 includes:
- a CDS encoding site-specific integrase, producing the protein MTSNAKITLRRKPNKQGKYPLAIRITKNRKSNYMYLGHYISLKYWDEKNKIVRKSHPNSIRLNNLLLSKLVEINKSLLQLQTESNDISASQIKKKLTFSKKNSSFFGVAEDYLNELENDKKLSRLSSDKSRIKHVLSYNQSKHLSFQEINETFLRQFSSYLRNKSLSERSVVNNLVVIRTLFNRAIKMQIVDRRLYPFGADKIRIKFPETEKIGLTKEEIMKLELVIDLSKNEIYARNVWLFSFYFAGIRVADVIKIRWSDIYDGRFHYRMNKNSKLLSLKISDKVEPILEYYFEDKKSEDDFIFPEMKKANLKDAKDIYAKTKTATKKYNKHLIQVANKAGIDKKITMHIARHSFGNISKDKIPIQMLQKLYRHSSLTTTISYQANFIHNDTDEALDSVINF
- a CDS encoding BfmA/BtgA family mobilization protein; its protein translation is MRVPENSKKVWRKMIVKGKYNYKYSTVNFKASVAKRFRLFSKKIAKSHSKTLTVIMDFFEWHGFLPSDRFERSIVQEIVKNRKRTEASIAIIKSIEKEQTKPTNAMLLSLFEEKVMEEEPMLVEKKFMDPILITEDEELTYYRDQYYKMKKEHNGFKFEVRKIINKITLEKRTLGKDYFKLNTTEKDFEKFRNENNI
- a CDS encoding MFS transporter, whose amino-acid sequence is MTGFSKEQNYWRKRIFVLTWIAYAGFYFGRKNLSVTWSSMETDLGLNNSDYATIIFIYSLVYTIGQFLNGYFSDTFGPRKIVSIGLFLAAVSNFFLGMSFSIGILIFLIAINGYGQSTGWSGLVKNMTPWYRSNERGIVMSWWSTCYVTGGFLATIFATYVAFDMDFMSEMGWKRGFFFPSIILLIVAFFYLLFTRNNPRDINIPIIVEDKYQFQSQVTKKSENLKILKILLKNKALWIYSSCYMILKMTRYAFLFWLPIYLEKSLNYDVNEAGYISSVYELIGFFGVILAGYSSDKFFKSKRFSTVTIMMVGLAIVCLIHPYMVTFGKTGVVLSIALIGIATYGPDSLICTAGAMDVGGKKGAGMAAGIINGTGSIGQMFSGFIVVAINEAFGWNNLFYFFVIMALIGGGLSALKWNFKSPEVHN
- a CDS encoding XRE family transcriptional regulator — protein: MEDVLVNLGKELKRIRLSKGLNLKQVAKMSDVSIGLISKIENYRTTPSLPVLLKIMQSLEINLTELNLSTSKGGKYILIRKGEGEIEERDDSEGLEYTFLFSNNVPASNLRTYIIKVKEGIYRKPIAGDTYELAYVLQGKLDYILDKEIITLNEGDLLFYDGVFPLGWNTKYSTNATLLKMYLIKKR